The proteins below are encoded in one region of Clostridium estertheticum:
- a CDS encoding Type 1 glutamine amidotransferase-like domain-containing protein, with protein sequence MGALVLLSGFTQKDNVNLVKRMKEIFLDRKYTLSYIPSMTDKKLESFKKAKIQLREYGNFEFKYFDIDDFCSIDTIDEIFKSDVIYLSGGNAYYFLNNLKKRYFITRLRRYVQNGGCIIGLCAGAIMMAKDISAAQFGSEDIVGLSNLSSLALVDFSFMPHWNMSSKYLDDLKKYSNNTGNVVYTCNDGDGIVVINNELQFYGDINMIKEGEIEQV encoded by the coding sequence ATGGGCGCGTTAGTTTTGCTCAGTGGTTTTACGCAAAAGGATAATGTTAATTTAGTAAAGAGGATGAAAGAAATATTTTTAGATAGAAAATATACTTTGAGTTATATACCTTCAATGACAGATAAGAAATTAGAAAGTTTTAAAAAGGCAAAAATTCAATTGCGTGAATATGGAAACTTTGAATTTAAGTATTTTGATATAGATGATTTTTGTAGTATAGATACAATAGATGAAATATTTAAGTCTGATGTAATATATTTATCAGGCGGAAATGCTTACTATTTTTTAAATAATCTTAAGAAAAGATATTTTATAACAAGGTTAAGACGATATGTCCAAAATGGTGGTTGTATTATAGGGTTATGCGCAGGTGCGATAATGATGGCAAAGGATATATCAGCTGCACAATTTGGTAGTGAGGATATAGTAGGTTTATCAAATCTATCATCTTTAGCTCTAGTTGATTTTAGTTTTATGCCACATTGGAATATGAGTAGTAAGTATTTAGATGATTTAAAGAAGTATTCTAATAATACTGGTAATGTAGTTTATACATGTAATGATGGGGATGGAATAGTTGTAATTAATAATGAATTACAATTTTATGGAGATATAAATATGATAAAAGAGGGAGAAATAGAGCAAGTATAA